AATGACTGCGTTGTAACAACATACTTCCTCTTGCGCTTGACCAGCAAGCCTTCAGAACGCAACAACTCAAAGAGCCTGTCCCTTCCTATGCTGATCTCCAACCTCACCGCATCTTCTCTGATCAACTCCTGAAGCTTTCTTGTGCCCATCATCGGATGCGTCCTCCGGTAATCCCGGACAAGCTCCAATACCAGGTCGTATTGCGCTTCCTCCTTCAACTTGGAGTCCATCCAACCATAATATGCTGACCTACTGTAACCAAAGTAAGTACAACCGGACTTAACGCTCACTTCTTCAGGCCTTTTTGAAACAGTCCGTTGCCAAAGTTTTTTTTTAAATCCGTCTTGTATTCATCATTTGCAACATCTATCAGCGTCTCAAGCATCTTGTTGGCAACTATCGAATCGGCCAAGGCAAGTTTTAACCTCTTGTTCTCCTCTTCCAGTTCCTTAAGTCTTCTCTTCTCATCCATAGTCTCTATTCTAACCCTTTTGTTCAACAAATGATCCCTGCCAAAGGACCTGACCCACCTCTGGATCGTCTCCGCTCCTCTAATATCATACTTCTTTTGAAGATAAGAATAGGAACTTCCATTTTCCAGCTCCTCTACTACTTGCTTCTTGAAGCTAATACTGTACCTGTTAAATTCCCGAACCGTTTTTGTCATTTTTTTCCTGTTTTTAGTTTGACTTAATCTGTCAAGCTATTTCAGGACGTGACACCTCATTCCTAATTTCTCACTCTACATTCTACATTCCCTCAGTCCTCCTTCAGATTGCTAACAGGGTTCTGGGCAAACACCTTCATGGTCCGGTAACCCACAGTCAGCATTGAAATAAGGAACACCAAGGCAATAGCAACAATATAAATCCAGGCAGGAACAGTTGTTTTATAGGCAAAATCTGACAGCCAGTTCCCAGAAAACCATATTCCAAAACTTACAGCCAAGAGAGCTGAAACAAGCAGCAAGGCAAAGAAGTCCGCAGAAAGCATCTTCAAAACATCACTTGTCCCTGCACCCAGCACCTTTCTGATGGATATCTCCCTTGTCCTTCGCAAGGCTACATAAGAGACCAAACCGAATAATCCCATGCAGGCTATAAACACTGCAATCCCGGCAAATAAGGAAAATATCGTTCCTATCCTTTCTTCTGCCCTGTACATGCTGGCATATTCCTGATCTACAAACTTGTAGGTAAATGGCCTATCAGGAAATAATGCAGTCCAGTTCTTTTCAATTTCAGTTAGAAAATATGCTGGAATGCCTTTAGGTAACCTGGCCAATATTACATTCGCATTATCCGGATCAATGAAAATGGCCAAAGGTCCCACCTGATGGTGCAAAGAATTAAAATAGAAATTACCGATGACGGCTTTGACTTCAGAAAGTCCCCCTCCAAAATCCACTTTTTTCCCTATGGCTTGCTGTGGGGTCCAGCCCAATTCTGCAACAGCAGCCTCATTGAGCATGCAATAGTTATGGATATTGGATTCAGAAGCCTGGCTTCTCGATAGATCCGATTCAACAAAATCATTGCCTGCAAGCAGGTTTAACCCTAAAGTCTGAACAATGCTATGGTCACCTGAATATCCTGTGATCATGATCTCTTTCTGGTTGTCTCCCCCTGGGAAGATCCTGTAACCTGCCTTGATGAATATGGGCATGTCTGCCGCAAGACTTGCTGATTGAACCAAGCCCTGACGCATAAGTTCATTCTGAAAACTATCTATTGACTTGCCCATCCGGTAATGGTAGCCCATGGCAATAAGTTCTTCTCTTTCATAGCCTAAATTGACTTCCTGCATATACTGCAACTGTCTATGGACAATCAGGGTGGCAATCAAAAGAGAAATGGAAACAAAAAACTGAAAAACTACCAAGGACTTCCTTAACCAAGCTCCTCCCCCAATTTTTGTCTGTTTACCAAGGGCTTTGAGGGGTTCCATGCGCGAAAGAATCAAAGAAGGGTAAAAACCGGACAGAAAACCTATGCCTAGCAAAAGGATAGATAAAAACAACATTCCGATGGGTGTGAAAATCAGATCCAGTTGTAGGCCCACCCCCGAAAGATTTTCAAAAAATGGATTTAAGAAATATAACAAAGTAATCGAAAAGATTATTGCAGAGAGGGTAAGTAGGAAGGACTCCGAGACAAACTGACCAAACAATTGTTTTCTGTTTGCCCCAAGTATTTTTCGCATACCCACTTCCTTATTCCTCTCAGTGGCCTCAGCTGTAGCTAGGTTGATATAATTGATTACACCTATTAAAATCAATAACAATGCAATCAGTCCAAAAATATATAAGTTTTTCACATCAACAGCTGGTTTTATACCGTTGGGAGCGGAATTCCCCAAGTGTATGCTGGACACCGGTTGATAGTGAAAAGCTGTCTTAAAACCATAACTTCTTTGCATTTCACCAAAATACTTCTCTACCATTTGGCTGATTTTCTCCTGGAAAAGTGCGTGGTCAATTCCGGATTTCAACTTGGCATAAGAAAGGTAATTTGATGGCATCCATTCCGGATTTCTCCCATGCCTGTGGGTTTTGAATGATCCCAAAAGATCAAAATCCAAATGACTATTGGATGGAAAGTCCTCCATCACTCCGGTAACCACATATTCAGCTCCATCCACCTTCAAGCTTTTTCCCAAAGCATCAATTGCATTACCATAATATCTGGAGGCAGTGCTAAAAGGCAGCACCAATTGATTGGGTTCCGTTAAAACTTTTTCTATACTTCCTGCGAGCAGTTCAAAATCAAAAACTTCAAAAAAGCGCTCATCCACAAAAGCAAAGCGGTCTTCCTCCACCAAGAGATCATCCCCTTCCACCACTACAGATGAAAACATACTCAGGTCAAAGACCAAAGTGGCCGTTTCTACTTCTTCAAATTCCTCCAATAACACAGGAACAAGCATTGAAGGTGTAGATTGTACAGTCTGGGTCTCTCCATTGGAAACAAATTCTTGGTTGAACTTATAGATCCTTTGGTAATCCGTGTACATGCGGTCAAAAGACCATTCATGATAAATGTAGAGGGAAATGGCCAAAAAACTGACAATGGCAATACTTAAGCCCAGTACATTGATCCCTGTGTAAAGCTTTCGCTTTTTAAGATTTCTAAAAGAAATTTTAAAATAGTTTTTCCACATAGCGCTCAATTCAAAGAGTGGATTATAATCGTTGGTTCAGCTTCCAAAGGGCAGTAGCCAATTAAAAGACCTGAAACATATATCCATCACCATGCCATGAAAAAAAGCTCAAAAACAAACGATTTAAGGGGTTATTCAAAAAATCCAGGAAAAATATCCGAACAGTATTGCCCGTCAGCGGACAGATTCAATACTTAAAAAGAAAGAGATTTAGCCAATTCTCTTACCAACCGCAAACATCTCCATGATGTCTTTGAACATATTGATCGTCAAAGGCTTTCTTGCAAAACCAATCACATCAGCATACTGCAGGGCCTGCATTTTATCCTGAGGATCAGTAGAATTGGTCAGCACTACAAATTTGAAATGCTTTCTCTTACTTTCATGTAAGGTAAGGTACCTGTTCAAAAAGTGCCAGCCGTTGAAATTGGGCATATTCAGATCCAAAAAAACCAAATACCTGGCATTAGGGTCCAGTTTTGGAAGAAAATCGCTGGTAATTCCGGTCAGGTAATCAAAGGCCAATTCAGAATCATCAAAGGGAATAACATCTCCATCAAATCCAAAATGACGGATAACGATCTTATTGATGTAGTTGACGGATTCATCGTCATCCACTAAAACAATCGCTATGGGATAGTTCCTTTCCAAATTTTCCGGTCTTTTAAAAATCGAACTTCTATTGACACCTGATTTGTCAGTCTAAAGTTACACATTTAATTCTTTCAATACCAATATTTTATGCATATTTTACAAAAGTTGTAGTTTGAAATATCAAAATTTATCATAGGAATTGGACTAC
This Cecembia calidifontis DNA region includes the following protein-coding sequences:
- a CDS encoding transposase encodes the protein MTKTVREFNRYSISFKKQVVEELENGSSYSYLQKKYDIRGAETIQRWVRSFGRDHLLNKRVRIETMDEKRRLKELEEENKRLKLALADSIVANKMLETLIDVANDEYKTDLKKNFGNGLFQKGLKK
- a CDS encoding ABC transporter permease gives rise to the protein MWKNYFKISFRNLKKRKLYTGINVLGLSIAIVSFLAISLYIYHEWSFDRMYTDYQRIYKFNQEFVSNGETQTVQSTPSMLVPVLLEEFEEVETATLVFDLSMFSSVVVEGDDLLVEEDRFAFVDERFFEVFDFELLAGSIEKVLTEPNQLVLPFSTASRYYGNAIDALGKSLKVDGAEYVVTGVMEDFPSNSHLDFDLLGSFKTHRHGRNPEWMPSNYLSYAKLKSGIDHALFQEKISQMVEKYFGEMQRSYGFKTAFHYQPVSSIHLGNSAPNGIKPAVDVKNLYIFGLIALLLILIGVINYINLATAEATERNKEVGMRKILGANRKQLFGQFVSESFLLTLSAIIFSITLLYFLNPFFENLSGVGLQLDLIFTPIGMLFLSILLLGIGFLSGFYPSLILSRMEPLKALGKQTKIGGGAWLRKSLVVFQFFVSISLLIATLIVHRQLQYMQEVNLGYEREELIAMGYHYRMGKSIDSFQNELMRQGLVQSASLAADMPIFIKAGYRIFPGGDNQKEIMITGYSGDHSIVQTLGLNLLAGNDFVESDLSRSQASESNIHNYCMLNEAAVAELGWTPQQAIGKKVDFGGGLSEVKAVIGNFYFNSLHHQVGPLAIFIDPDNANVILARLPKGIPAYFLTEIEKNWTALFPDRPFTYKFVDQEYASMYRAEERIGTIFSLFAGIAVFIACMGLFGLVSYVALRRTREISIRKVLGAGTSDVLKMLSADFFALLLVSALLAVSFGIWFSGNWLSDFAYKTTVPAWIYIVAIALVFLISMLTVGYRTMKVFAQNPVSNLKED
- a CDS encoding response regulator; translated protein: MERNYPIAIVLVDDDESVNYINKIVIRHFGFDGDVIPFDDSELAFDYLTGITSDFLPKLDPNARYLVFLDLNMPNFNGWHFLNRYLTLHESKRKHFKFVVLTNSTDPQDKMQALQYADVIGFARKPLTINMFKDIMEMFAVGKRIG